The proteins below are encoded in one region of Tachypleus tridentatus isolate NWPU-2018 chromosome 4, ASM421037v1, whole genome shotgun sequence:
- the LOC143249739 gene encoding myocyte-specific enhancer factor 2-like: protein MGRKKIRISKITDDRNRQVTFTKRKFGLMKKAYELSVLCNCEIALIIFNNTNKLFQYASTDMDKVLLKYTEYSEPHESRTNNDIAAAIFRKEHKNANNECSSPDIDFDETSFPLLKDTRYDQLKEDLNPVISQSPNAQTNRLQQTNVHPIAELDVVSAPFSHPVHETNNPCQIMHLSPQVSPQATHSPSFSPADNILEDPRLTPQEYHHPSHDMSMAMRNSSPHEFSSKHQRAYCRQQFSHTQNENQSNGQFMVSNASGQVGNTMPQNVINSPITSLQMTSQMCEVGNYPSNSPSSFHSDNFQLNSELNLQSYHSPSPLNSWSLGDQRLLSPLSATKSSHALNNGPHHVSVNNTSPTPSNSPRDVRIKNEPVSPPHDVTSSLMLDQRLSGDQFSISSCSSAFGCGQFEIMSIKRPRLSLDVWAM from the exons atgggTCGAAAAAAAATACGCATTTCAAAGATTACCGACGACCGCAACAGACAG GTGACGtttactaaacgaaagttcgggCTGATGAAGAAGGCATACGAGTTGAGCGTCCTTTGTAACTGTGAGATTGCACTGATAATCTTTAATAATACCAACAAACTGTTCCAGTATGCTAGCACAGATATGGATAAGGTATTGCTGAAATACACTGAATATAGTGAACCACATGAAAGCAGGACAAATAATGATATAGCAGCG gcAATCTTcagaaaagaacacaaaaatgCAAACAACGAATGCAGTAGCCCTGACattgattttgatgaaacttctTTTCCCCTGCTAAAAGATACCAGATATGATCAATTAAAGGAAGATTTAAATCCAGTAATATCCCAAAGTCCAAATGCACAAACAAACAGA CTGCAGCAGACAAATGTGCATCCCATAGCAGAGCTAGATGTGGTTTCAGCTCCTTTCAGCCATCCTGTACATGAAACAAACAACCCTTGTCAAATTATGCACCTGTCACCACAAGTGTCACCCCAAGCAACACATAGTCCCAGCTTCAGTC CTGCAGATAATATTTTAGAAGATCCTCGGTTAACTCCGCAAGAATATCATCATCCTTCTCATGATATGAGTATGGCCATGAGAAACAGTTCACCTCATGAATTCAGTAGCAAACATCAAAGGGCTTATTGTAGGCAACAATTCTCTCATACTCAAAATGAGAACCAATCAAATGGCCAGTTTATGGTTTCCAATGCAAGTGGCCAAGTTGGTAACACAATG CCTCAAAACGTGATCAATTCGCCTATTACTTCTTTACAAATGACGTCACAAATGTGTGAAGTTGGCAACTATCCTTCCAACAGTCCTTCTTCGTTTCATTCAg ATAATTTCCAGCTTAATTCCGAGTTGAATCTCCAAAGTTACCATTCACCAAGTCCACTTAACAGCTGGTCGCTAGGAGATCAGAGACTATTATCTCCTCTTAGTGCCACCAAAAG ttctcaTGCATTAAATAATGGACCACATCATGTTTCAGTCAATAATACATCTCCAACTCCATCTAACTCGCCACGTGATGTAAGGATTAAAAACGAACCTGTTTCACCTCCTCATGACGTCACGTCTTCTTTAATGCTAGATCAACGTTTGTCAGGTGATCAGTTCAGTATTTCCTCTTGTTCATCAGCATTTGGATGTGGACAGTTTGAAATTATGTCAATCAAAAGACCACGTCTTTCACTTGACGTGTGGGCTATGTAG